The proteins below are encoded in one region of Oreochromis niloticus isolate F11D_XX linkage group LG6, O_niloticus_UMD_NMBU, whole genome shotgun sequence:
- the LOC109202426 gene encoding uncharacterized protein LOC109202426 isoform X2: MGRMLFLLTPLLGVVFCSHGKLSGPELVVRVSPGDNITLHCDCQRSSGKFIAWFRNCSHENQPSLILRTNYKYDPSYLEDKVNILNPFPRLHLVENQSSDSYDLLIMNTTDSDEGLYYCGTEQKEVDTTFPQKYIYKYGNITTRILLNSTDSSPCPGSTGSSVVFWMMVFTPTFSILASFVSFILIYQLCQKTEKGHQQKRPDNRRQRRQNRDEDLYLAQAVYWVQRGRMHQTDSRWREPVHFVSKEYM; encoded by the exons ATGGGCAGGATGCTTTTTCTTCTCACTCCTCTCTTAG gaGTTGTTTTCTGTAGTCATGGTAAGCTGTCTGGACCAGAGTTAGTGGTAAGAGTCAGCCCGGGTGATAACATCACTCTTCACTGTGACTGCCAAAGATCAAGCGGCAAATTCATAGCTTGGTTTAGGAACTGTTCTCATGAGAACCAGCCTTCACTCATTCTAAGGACAAACTACAAATATGACCCATCATACCTTGAGGACAAAGTAAATATTCTCAATCCATTCCCTCGTTTGCATTTAGTGGAAAACCAGTCTTCTGACTCCTATGACCTGTTGATCATGAACACTACTGATTCTGATGAGGGTCTCTACTACTGTGGAACTGAACAGAAGGAGGTTGACACAACATTTCCTcagaaatatatttacaaatACGGCAACATCACAACCAGGATTCTGCTGA ACTCCACTGATTCCAGCCCTTGCCCTGGTTCCACTGGTTCCAGTGTTGTGTTTTGGATGATGGTGTTTACTCCCACATTCTCTATTTTGGCTTCCTTTGTCtcctttattttgatttatcaACTCTGTCAGAAAACAG AAAAAGGTCATCAACAGAAAAGGCCAGATAACAGACGTCAAAGAAGACAGAATCGG GATGAAGACTTGTATTTAGCACAAGCTGTGTACTGGGTTCAGCGGGGACGTATGCATCAGACTGATTCTAGATGGAGAGAGCCTGTACACTTTGTTTCAAAAGAATACATGTAA
- the LOC109202426 gene encoding uncharacterized protein LOC109202426 isoform X3, with amino-acid sequence MGRMLFLLTPLLGVVFCSHGKLSGPELVVRVSPGDNITLHCDCQRSSGKFIAWFRNCSHENQPSLILRTNYKYDPSYLEDKVNILNPFPRLHLVENQSSDSYDLLIMNTTDSDEGLYYCGTEQKEVDTTFPQKYIYKYGNITTRILLNSTDSSPCPGSTGSSVVFWMMVFTPTFSILASFVSFILIYQLCQKTEKGHQQKRPDNRRQRRQNRTSACPKCCGLPSDWY; translated from the exons ATGGGCAGGATGCTTTTTCTTCTCACTCCTCTCTTAG gaGTTGTTTTCTGTAGTCATGGTAAGCTGTCTGGACCAGAGTTAGTGGTAAGAGTCAGCCCGGGTGATAACATCACTCTTCACTGTGACTGCCAAAGATCAAGCGGCAAATTCATAGCTTGGTTTAGGAACTGTTCTCATGAGAACCAGCCTTCACTCATTCTAAGGACAAACTACAAATATGACCCATCATACCTTGAGGACAAAGTAAATATTCTCAATCCATTCCCTCGTTTGCATTTAGTGGAAAACCAGTCTTCTGACTCCTATGACCTGTTGATCATGAACACTACTGATTCTGATGAGGGTCTCTACTACTGTGGAACTGAACAGAAGGAGGTTGACACAACATTTCCTcagaaatatatttacaaatACGGCAACATCACAACCAGGATTCTGCTGA ACTCCACTGATTCCAGCCCTTGCCCTGGTTCCACTGGTTCCAGTGTTGTGTTTTGGATGATGGTGTTTACTCCCACATTCTCTATTTTGGCTTCCTTTGTCtcctttattttgatttatcaACTCTGTCAGAAAACAG AAAAAGGTCATCAACAGAAAAGGCCAGATAACAGACGTCAAAGAAGACAGAATCGG